The Poecilia reticulata strain Guanapo linkage group LG1, Guppy_female_1.0+MT, whole genome shotgun sequence DNA window taaagtaagaaaaaaataatttaaaagttcagACACAACCTGATATTTCATTTGGTGCAATTtgcaatttaatattttttatgtgaagtCAATGCACAATATAATTGTGATGtggaaatattattattattattattattattattattattattattattattattattattattattattattattattattattattattattattattatttgttacaGAAATAGTAActttgaaactgacatttttgatgatatttctttgtaaaacagctcaaactcatTCAGACTGAACGGAGGGCATCCATGAAGATCACTTTCCAAATCTTCTCTACAATTTAGTTAAATAGAACAGTTTGCTTAAACGCTTAAATTTTAACCCAAACCATGGATCTAgaattttagcttttgtttggaaataagaaacctatttttatttaatggtttcagcctGGATGAATTAAAAGAATTTTACTTAGCATTTAACTTTgctttgtaaaagtgcaaagaaaaaaaatccatagtTTGATTGTCGTGTTGTCGTGGCTACACTGCCTTTGTGTTTGAGCTCCGTTTGTTCACATCTCAGTAAATAACCAATTATCAGTGATTGATTTGAAGCTTGACCCATTAGACTCCACCGCCTATCCTCCAAATCTGTGTTGAAACGCTGTCAATGTCAATGATGGTGATGCAGTAAGAGGAGGTGGGCAGGGGCAGGGGGGTTAAATCATATTCTGCCCAAGGCCCCCAAAAAATATTGTGCCGGCCCTGCTAAgaaatgacatgttttgttttatctgaccAGAGAACCTGGAGTCTGAACTTGTaaggtgataaaatgtgaaaacgtttaCGGGTGTGAGAAGCTCTGTAAAAAACCAGATTACGTGAGTAGTATCTCAAAGTAACAACCTACATCTGcagtagttttaaaacaaattccttGTCGGTTCAAAGTCTCAATTTTATGTAAAGTCATAAATAAGCAAGTTAAGTTGAAACATTCTAGTCCAAAGTATATGTTGCACGAGTGAAAATAAGCAGAagcaaaattctgaaaactaaaacattctaAACCTTGATCATtagtcattttctctctctaaaaGCATCACTTTCAGGAACTCTACATCTCCTTCCAGCCTGGTTCGCCCTCTGGCCCGCTGTGCCTTCGTTTTAAAGCCCTCACTTCCACAAACGCTGCGGCCGCTTGACAACAAAGCATGTGCTCGGCAGGGCGAGAGGCGCTGAGGATGGAGTTAATTAATATTGGCTCTAGTTTGGTCTAGTTAATGAATGAGTAAATTATGCACCTCTGGGACGCCGCCTCCCTGATCGGCATAAATTACCCCTCCAACCCCCTGCAAACGCCACTCTTCCAACATTGTCCTCCAATTTTCCTGCTCTGATCCTGCGCTGATGGGGTCCCTGTCACCAACCAGAccaccatacacacacacacacacacacggacccATGATACCCCTGCCGTCTCCATCTGTCTGCCTTTGTCCTGCCCTGGTGTGTTTAGTTCATTGTGCCGTGCAAATTTATTGACGCCTTCTCCTTCGTTTTTAATTCAACACTTCTGCTCAGCCTCGCATCTTCAAGCTTAGGGAGGCAAATAGCTTCCATCCCATTAACTCGTTTGAGAGGGAAGGCCAGTCAAACAATCtgacccacacacacgcacgcacacacacacacccacgcacacacacacacacacacacacacgcgcgcacacacccacgcacacacacacacacacacacacacacgcgcacacacccacgcacacgcacacacacacaaactcggATCAACACACTCAGTCCTGTTGGTGAgcggctggaaaaaaaaaaagaaaaaagagatccatattatttgcattaaaagcttCACACCGTGAAATTCATTTATAATTACAAAGTGGAGAAGGGTGTGTGTTATGCAAAACAGagacacgtgtgtgtgtgtgcgtgtgtgggtgtgtgtgtgtgtggagggaaTTAGGTTTGGACTGGTTATTTTGTGATACCCTAACACCGAATGTATGGTGACAGATTGCAATTATCCCGTCATTGTTACTGTCAAAATCAATTCACTGCAGGCTGGAAAAGTCAGAAAGTTGctgttttgatatttatttgaaaataaataaataatgaagtttgtttgcaaacataaaaaacacagatcaaGTTATGTGAcaagtttattctttttttttttttttttaccttgcaTTCACCAAACCTGCCAGAACTGTAAcagtaatcaataaaataaagatgcCACCTAGAAGTGGGCCATGTGTTCAGACCCATTCAATAAAATAGGATATTattgaatatttcatttgtttcactAAGTTCATCACCTACTTAGATGCTTTATCACCATTATTTATCTTaattgtgatgactttctgctaacagctaatgaaaacacaacatttaagatCAGAATTTTACATcagactaataaaaataaaacaaaaaaaaacaaaggaaatgacagcttaatgaaaatatgtttaatacctgcttaaaggttattttaatCCGAAACGTAGACTCGTGCGTAGTTGAATTTATTGAGTATGACtttatataaacatttacacaatgaaaacacagatcatCATGTTTAAActctaaaatgaagaaaaaaaactgtaaattctGCCACATCAATGTTGAGGTCAACAGAATATGGAGCTAAATAagggccataaagtttgttcaaaagaaaaagaaattgaaactgaaaaaaaaaaggatttcaaacaggaaaaaatggagctgaaaacaaaacttgaaactgaaaaatagttaaaaaaaaaatttcagtttttaaaaaaaaagttatttctttttcttttgaacaaactttatggccccaaaCTATCACCGTACATGAACTTTCAAGTTGAAATTGAGTTGTAAAACGTTCAGCAATATGTTTGATCCTGAGGTTAACCTTTACGACTCAAAACTACTAATTCTGAAGCAAAAGTTAATGGTGACAATGACTGTCTGTATattcttgtttcagtttttacatcTGGCTTGTAAAACCTGAATATTCCTTGCATTTTTACCTTTAGCAATATAAATAAGTCCTAAATAGCTATGCGATTCACCAATTCACATTACTCAATGCTGTTGGAATCAAATTTTGTCTGTCTGCTGAGTGATCGGATGTTTGCCTTACGTCTTGGTGTTGACTGAAATGAAGGCCGCTGCTGGACTTTTAGTTTGTGAGCAGAAGTCGTCTTTGATGCAGAACACTTGCATGAAACAATAATGgatctaaaacaaaatcttaattgCAAACGTCAATTAAGAGAAAGTCAGCACGTTCTCATATCAGCTTtgtaaaacaaaggaaagaagaagaggatagaagtttttaaatacatttgatgaGTTGTTatagaagtttatttttaagaaatttataaatttataagaaatttaattttaagaaatttttttttaaaaatctcaaataGTATACTTGGATTAATGTTCCATGAAACTCTAGGATTTTATATGTCGGGGTGGGGGTATGGACGAAGGTtttgggttcaattcccggccccggtctttctgcatggagtttgcatgttctccctgtgcatgcgtgggtttttctccgggtactccggtttcttcccacagtccaaaaacatgactgtcaggttatttggcctctccaaattgtcccttggtgtgagtgtgtgtgtgtgcatggttgtttgtcctgtgtgtctctgtgttgccctgcaacagactggcgacctgtccagggtgaccccgcctctcgcccgaaacgttagctggagatgggcaccagcaaccctcccgaccccactgagggacaagggtgtaagaaaatggatggatggatctgtAGCACCCTCTTGTGGTTATTAATGTGTATTGCCCTCAGTCGTCAAAATTTCAACtgtgaaacagaagaagatATTCTTTTCTTCGAGTGTCAGATACATCTGATAAAATCGACtactataaaaaatattttctttgtaacttagatgaaaaaaaattctattttgcTTTGATTCCATATAatgatttaaagtgtttattcCAGCTTAAAAAAACTGTGCTAAGCACATCTTGACTTttcaaattaatgtaaaaaataaataatttaacatgcattttctctTCATTACACTGGCATTTGTCAATAGACTGTGTCTTGTACCGCTTCTAAAATACGTTTAATAATCTTGTGTAACATgataattttctgaaagaattcATTAATTACTTGTAaggcatccatccatccattttcttacacccttgtcctaGTGTTGTCTGGAGGGgcctggtgcctatctccagggAGACatttcgggcaagaggcgggtcgccagtccatcgcagagCTGTAAGGCATAATCATCAATATAAACATAACCTTTTAATTCTGACCCtatttcttgaaaatgtattggtataataataaataaataaataaataaataaataatttattgagttAAATCACCTTTAAAAAACAGCCAACCAGACAGCTGACgtgctttacaaaaataacttaaaaaacaaattaaagcaaaacatataTTGAGAACAGATAGAATTATAAATCTTAAGTAAATTCCTTCCTGCATAATAAGGAAACGAATATAAACAAATCAGTCCACAGTAGTAAAgtaaagacacagaaaaacaaattcatacaACGGCATATCGCAGCTACAGCATTGGCTCGAAGTGAGGCTGAGCGCGTGCCCAGAAGCAGACGCACACACCTGCTTCCGCTTGGTGTTAATTGGACCCTTCCAGGAGGAAGACCgttcaaattaaaacacactCTGCCGTCGGTGCGTCTCAGATAATGGCCGAGTCTCGGAGAGTCCCGCTCACCACTCTGAGCTGTGGCGTCGGTTCATTTGGTTCTGAAGCACGGGGTTCCATCCTGCAGGGTTCCCCTGTTGTTCCGCAGGACACCGGAACCGGCTCCGGCTCCGGCTCCGGCTCAGCCCCGCCATCTGTCACCGAAACTGTTCGGCTGGTTCTCACGTTGTTTGAGCCCGACAAGAGGATCTTTCCAGAGTTTAACTACTGTGAGCTGGTTGAGAACGAGGTGGGCTCACATCCTGTTTTAACAACGAGATGTGTTCTTAATTAACTggatgtttctaaattaatcttTGTTGTACTGAATTGGACCGTGTTACTGACTTTTTGAAGGAATAAGGCCGCATTCAGCTCGCACGTTCTTGTGCAAATTCACCATAGTAACCAATACTAAATACTTAGTTTTAGCATCCGTGAGTCCATTTCTTAACGTCAGCCTGCGCGTGACCCGGGGAAAATTGATAACAGGCTGGTGTGGGAGAATTGgatagaatatatttttttgattcCCGAGGGGAAATTGGTTATTTATTGACAAGCTACTCCAAAgcgttaaatattaaataagcattataaaattaatattttttaattgtgtatATTGTATAAGTGTGATATTGTAAGGTATTTAtaacctaaatatttaaaatatgtttttaaacttagatttttaagaaaaaatgtattattaaacGGAGCAAGTGCAGTCGTTGTAAATTATGAAAAGAAAGGGATTATATGGCTTGTTGCCTGTATGGAGGGCAAACCATGCCCAgccacaaaaatataaacattttgttttaagagtCTGATAaattatggcaaaaaaaatttttttttgttttttttaaatgggattCAAGGAACTTTTTAAGTGGCCATTGCGAACTCCACATTATTCAAATTTACCAACAATGTAGTCAAAAAATTTTTTCCATaaagataatttattaaaatcctATATATATTGCTATAATACGTGAAGTAGTATTTTTGAGTCTTTTTGGCAATGTGCATCACTGCATACAGGCAAAATCCCACAAACACTGCACTATTGTACAACTATTCTATGAAAGGTAAGGTAATTTATATAGCatgttttcagcaacaagacaattcAATGTGCTTTACATGAACTGGAGGGAAATgcaatcaaaacaaaccaaaggaaaaaataaaaagaagaaaaagtattaaattgGTTCCCCGTGTTTAAGAATAAATGGTCTGTAATTTATGAACTGGTAAAGTCAAATATAGCCTATTTCAACATGGCCTATTACAACCACATGTATCTGAATTTGAATTATCTGATTACAATTTCATTATTTGCCAAGTGAAGCAAAGTATTTAACTTACTAAAACTTAAGAACCTTAAGTTTTAGTAAATATTCAAAAGCCTCTCTGtaacatttaatgagtttttgTTCTGCAAGATTTTTCTCAACAGTCGGTTGACCTTTACAATTTATTAGAACAAAGACATAGGGCTCCAGATAACCTTGCCTATTTTATGAAATTGATGTCTATCACTGTCTAATGTTGAAAAGCTGCAAATTTAGCTCGGTGTAGCTGAAGGTAgactgtttttcctctttgttttgacGTTATAATTAATGTTGCAGCAAACGGACGACGTCCCACTGAGCAGACTGGAAGAACGGCAAGAACAcgaagaagctgctgctgtcgcaagaaagtcagaagaaaaatatgtggGTATCGATGACTGacgttttttattattattattttaaaactgaccTGCTTATGACTTGGGTGTTTCAGGGAGGCAAACATAAGAAGAAAGATCGCATTGAGGATCTGCTTGACATTGGATATGGATATGATGATGAGGATTCTTTCATTGACAACTCTGAGGCAGTGAGTCTGTTTTCACtatagctttgttttttttttgtttttgtttttttgcatttctctcATCCTGAGTCCAGGATAGCACAATTTGTGGGAAGTCTTGTACATTTAAGTTGAGGCTATTTAATAGACTTTAGACATTCATTTCAGTTCTTCACCTAATTAATTTTCCTCATTGTGCACGTAAAAACACAATGGCATGTGTTTTTATATACACTTCCTTTTTGATTCCTGCCCAGTACGACGAGTTTGTGCCGTCCACCCTTGCCACTAAATTTGGTGGATTCTATGTGAATTCGGGCATGCTGCACTTTCGTCAGGCCACTGACACAGACGACTCAACAGATGAGGGAATATTTCAACCAACTAAAGTAAGTGCTGttagctttaatgttttttttgttttttttttcattgcggTTTTCCAAGCTCCAGTTTCTATAAAGTTTTGATGGAGATTCTAgttgagatttttctttaactgagGACTTGCATTAAGGTGCAGATGTGGTAACTTTAATTTGAAGACAAAATGACTATAAAATTACCAGATTTtaagctgattttttatttttattttttttccccatcttgtATAGCACTTCTCATGACTACCATTATCTAAATTTAACTATCTTGGAGCTTCTTCCTGAAATAATGTTGCTGCTTAACTTCACAACAAGATTTTCAACTTCAGTTTAGAAAAAGTGTGTTCAGTTCTGTTATAGGTTCAGTGTTGTGCATATTCcaggcaacactccaggaatggtttttgatgagggtgataactttataacatgatgtaaagctcagttATTTTTATGCAGTACTGATCCTTTTAAATACGGCAACTTTTATGATTTGCTGAGGCTTCCTGTTGTCAGCTGGAAgtctgacacttttttttttcagtcttttttttgtgccaattGTCTCATCCAAAAGGTCTTATCTCTTTTGTGTCACTGcgctgactttatttttatgcatttcagttATACTAAAAGTACCAACTTTGATCATGCATTAAGAGGAGAGGTGTTGGTGTGAACTAGTAGCCTTTAGGTATGGTGTTAGatttttgttgagttttgaATCATCTGGCCACTGGGGACAGTTGGCCTGAAAATTCAACCATCACTTCTAATCTAATCTTGAATTCTGGGGGGAAAATAGGAAATTGAGATTTGATATCCAAACTGTCTTCACCATCTTGCAATTTGAgcactggtgtgtgtgtgtgtatatattaaTGCTGTACATCATCAGAAACGTAAACTTGACATTGAGCAGAATCCAAAGAAACGGGGTAAGGCACTTGGTGCGAtgaagaccaacacaaatttaAGGTACGCTTGACCAGAGTCGATAAACTCCCATCTGAAATTTGAAAGCTTTTGACCTTTTAATCATGACTTTGTAGCACTAAGTCCAAACTGGGGGTGGATGAAGGAAAactcaaaaagaagaaaaaggccAAGACGTTGAGCGTCACCAGCATGCTGAAGAAGTTTCAGCGAGAGAAGGAAAGGGAGCGGAAAAAACGAGGGAAGGCACGCCAGACGACGACGACAACGGCTGCTGTAACAGAGTCGGCGACCCCGGCCTCCACGTTCCCAGCAGATGCAGCTGGGGGAGGCAACTCCACTCTAACGGACCCTCTCCTCAGTTTGATCGGCTCCACCAATGATCATGCTCTGATCCAAGCGGCCAGCACGGTGGATTTTGACATAGATTTGGACTCTTTGTTGGAGGCTAGCGAAGAGTCTCTGTCGCCAAAATCTCTTctgcaaacagctgctgaatcACAACTTAACATCAGATCAGATGATCAGATCCAGCAGAACGCTCAGTCTGAAGGTGAATCCCAACTTTTAACCACAAAGACCAGCTTGCTCCTGACGCCTCACTCAGAGCAACTTCAGCTCCAGGCTGACCCCGGTCCTGTGGTTCTGACTCAGAGTGCCCCACTGCCTGAGGGACTTCCCCCAGAACTGGAGGACAGCATTAGAAGCCTGGTGACGGTAAGatgtgtgaattttttttttttttttttttttagggggaaCCAATTCAGAactaacttttaagcaaga harbors:
- the ubn1 gene encoding ubinuclein-1 isoform X2 translates to MAESRRVPLTTLSCGVGSFGSEARGSILQGSPVVPQDTGTGSGSGSGSAPPSVTETVRLVLTLFEPDKRIFPEFNYCELVENEQTDDVPLSRLEERQEHEEAAAVARKSEEKYGGKHKKKDRIEDLLDIGYGYDDEDSFIDNSEAYDEFVPSTLATKFGGFYVNSGMLHFRQATDTDDSTDEGIFQPTKNPKKRGKALGAMKTNTNLSTKSKLGVDEGKLKKKKKAKTLSVTSMLKKFQREKERERKKRGKARQTTTTTAAVTESATPASTFPADAAGGGNSTLTDPLLSLIGSTNDHALIQAASTVDFDIDLDSLLEASEESLSPKSLLQTAAESQLNIRSDDQIQQNAQSEGESQLLTTKTSLLLTPHSEQLQLQADPGPVVLTQSAPLPEGLPPELEDSIRSLVTAAKTSEGESKLKFFSPDINSILLNIELQCQEQSSQLRSKVYKHLSSFMPCSKDTLMKRVKKLLLTHEEETPGAEDQLQQLKEAIDRSMPEQVACFQESCQAYEQAKTSKETEEDRVVEKSARKAVPKKLFKWNQEIRDCLGLLLKEKMATCQKEGKEGQELEEYMKIVLDNEVKPLWPKGWMQSRVLMRESRKLSGLFALLLVNKAKSCQTEKRPDRCRSTQGTEALKVESGVSVSFSPPKADGPPETPGCSLLDILADQALACEQPLALSRDYLAAAVFKPWSVGTDDRSPPLPPPPPHSSPINFPESQVVLPKLLQVGDIKSFGVSQLRNGQ
- the ubn1 gene encoding ubinuclein-1 isoform X1; this translates as MAESRRVPLTTLSCGVGSFGSEARGSILQGSPVVPQDTGTGSGSGSGSAPPSVTETVRLVLTLFEPDKRIFPEFNYCELVENEQTDDVPLSRLEERQEHEEAAAVARKSEEKYGGKHKKKDRIEDLLDIGYGYDDEDSFIDNSEAYDEFVPSTLATKFGGFYVNSGMLHFRQATDTDDSTDEGIFQPTKKRKLDIEQNPKKRGKALGAMKTNTNLSTKSKLGVDEGKLKKKKKAKTLSVTSMLKKFQREKERERKKRGKARQTTTTTAAVTESATPASTFPADAAGGGNSTLTDPLLSLIGSTNDHALIQAASTVDFDIDLDSLLEASEESLSPKSLLQTAAESQLNIRSDDQIQQNAQSEGESQLLTTKTSLLLTPHSEQLQLQADPGPVVLTQSAPLPEGLPPELEDSIRSLVTAAKTSEGESKLKFFSPDINSILLNIELQCQEQSSQLRSKVYKHLSSFMPCSKDTLMKRVKKLLLTHEEETPGAEDQLQQLKEAIDRSMPEQVACFQESCQAYEQAKTSKETEEDRVVEKSARKAVPKKLFKWNQEIRDCLGLLLKEKMATCQKEGKEGQELEEYMKIVLDNEVKPLWPKGWMQSRVLMRESRKLSGLFALLLVNKAKSCQTEKRPDRCRSTQGTEALKVESGVSVSFSPPKADGPPETPGCSLLDILADQALACEQPLALSRDYLAAAVFKPWSVGTDDRSPPLPPPPPHSSPINFPESQVVLPKLLQVGDIKSFGVSQLRNGQ